One Candidatus Palauibacter polyketidifaciens DNA window includes the following coding sequences:
- a CDS encoding amidohydrolase family protein has protein sequence MYQLSVPRLRRRSSALIPLAVRFLLPLALFLLSVSLLLPTASHAQDREVRVTVSEGTNMAAAVSPDGSRIVLDLQGTLWVMDAGGGEARAITDMYYDARQPQWAPDGSRIVFQSFRDGRWHIWSIASDGTDPVQHTFGPYDEREPAYSPDGGAIVFASDRSGNYDIWTLDVSGGPGDGRIQRVTDAPTHEFTPQWAPDGESLAYASDRGLGAIIVRESGGSTRVVARNAGAISPAWSTDGSRIAYSAVVQGQTGLWVADAGAGGSGGAGATTPTRLTEAGADVFPFRPMWMGDRTGDGTDAVEIAYTGDGRIRRVSADGAPGADIPFEATFAFTRRDYERAPRSFEAGEPEPARGIVAPAVSPDGRHIAFTALGDLWLLDIAADETEAAGGATPRRLTDDPFVDLMPAWSRDGSRLAYASDRSGSLDIWVRDMASDTETRATTEPGGEVGPVFSPAGDRIVFTSVMGLQAAVQVVDLATGELTTIRNDLFAPSRPSFSPDGRTIAMSVLSQYSSRFREGRNEILLQPLDGGETRRVTAADHENMGVRALDGPVWSPDGRRMAYASEGVLWMVEVDAEGAPSGPPTRLSNHHADAISWTGDSRSIVYQSTRGLRRYHLDDGRSEEIPMRLEWRRPAREGAVLVRAARVWDGVSDEVSRDMDIVIEGNRIVSVAPRNDAHVAAVTDAGGEVVDASDHTVLPGLVDMHSHMGYGMGEALGRAFLAYGVTTIRDPTSDPYEVAERRESIDSGRRIGPREFATGRTMDGNRIYYSGAGSLGPNGNLELELDRAEHVGYSLIKTYVRMPDLIQRRIIEFAHGIGIPVASHEIYPAVAHGQDHVEHISGTSRRGYSPKVTAMYRTYDDVIQLLTASGMTITPTMALMGGWWKSVGDDPSWTTDARFEAVFPEGMAEAMTTRALTRGRAGGIDELLADAGRTVTRVVRGGGKVVAGTDSPIIPYGAALIAEVENYVWGGLTEVEALRTATSVSAEALAMEGEIGTLEAGALADILIVEGNPLEDIEDLRRARIVLKDGEIFRVEDLLQPPRTLVP, from the coding sequence TCCGTATCGCTTCTCCTGCCAACGGCGTCGCACGCGCAGGATCGCGAGGTACGGGTCACGGTGTCGGAGGGGACGAACATGGCGGCGGCGGTCTCGCCGGACGGGAGCCGGATCGTGCTCGACCTGCAGGGGACGTTGTGGGTGATGGACGCCGGGGGCGGCGAGGCGCGCGCGATCACGGACATGTACTACGACGCGCGGCAGCCGCAGTGGGCGCCGGACGGGAGCCGGATCGTGTTCCAGTCGTTTCGGGACGGGCGCTGGCACATCTGGTCGATCGCGTCCGACGGGACCGATCCGGTGCAGCACACCTTCGGTCCCTACGACGAGCGGGAGCCGGCCTACTCCCCGGATGGCGGCGCGATCGTCTTCGCCTCGGATCGTTCCGGCAACTATGACATCTGGACGCTCGACGTCTCGGGCGGGCCCGGCGACGGCCGAATCCAGCGGGTGACGGACGCGCCCACGCACGAGTTCACGCCGCAGTGGGCGCCGGATGGCGAATCTCTGGCCTACGCCTCGGACCGCGGCCTCGGGGCGATCATCGTCCGCGAGAGCGGCGGCTCGACCCGGGTCGTGGCGCGGAACGCGGGCGCGATTTCGCCGGCGTGGAGCACGGACGGAAGCCGGATCGCGTACTCGGCCGTCGTTCAGGGCCAGACCGGCCTCTGGGTGGCCGACGCCGGCGCGGGCGGCAGCGGCGGCGCGGGCGCTACCACGCCGACGCGCCTCACCGAAGCGGGGGCGGACGTCTTCCCCTTCCGTCCCATGTGGATGGGAGACCGGACGGGGGACGGGACGGACGCCGTGGAGATCGCCTACACCGGCGACGGCCGCATCCGGCGCGTGTCGGCGGACGGGGCGCCGGGGGCGGACATCCCCTTCGAGGCCACGTTCGCGTTTACGCGGCGCGACTACGAGCGCGCGCCGCGTTCGTTCGAGGCGGGAGAGCCGGAGCCCGCGCGGGGGATCGTCGCCCCGGCGGTCTCCCCCGACGGTCGCCACATCGCCTTCACCGCCCTCGGCGACCTGTGGTTACTCGACATCGCGGCGGACGAGACGGAAGCGGCGGGCGGCGCGACGCCACGGCGGCTCACGGACGACCCCTTCGTCGACCTGATGCCGGCGTGGTCGCGCGACGGCTCGCGGCTTGCCTACGCCTCGGACCGGTCGGGCTCGCTCGACATCTGGGTGCGCGACATGGCCAGCGACACCGAGACGCGCGCCACCACCGAACCGGGCGGCGAGGTGGGCCCCGTGTTCTCCCCCGCCGGGGACCGGATCGTCTTCACCTCGGTCATGGGACTGCAGGCCGCCGTGCAGGTCGTGGACCTCGCGACGGGCGAACTCACCACGATCCGCAACGATCTCTTCGCCCCCAGCCGGCCGTCGTTCTCCCCGGACGGGCGGACGATCGCGATGTCCGTCCTCTCTCAATACTCGTCGCGCTTCCGCGAGGGGCGGAACGAGATCCTCCTGCAGCCGCTGGACGGGGGCGAGACGCGCCGGGTCACGGCGGCAGATCACGAAAACATGGGTGTGCGGGCGCTCGACGGGCCGGTGTGGTCGCCGGACGGGCGGCGCATGGCGTACGCCAGCGAGGGCGTGCTGTGGATGGTCGAGGTCGACGCGGAGGGCGCGCCCAGCGGGCCGCCGACGCGCCTCTCCAACCACCACGCGGACGCGATCTCGTGGACGGGCGACTCGCGGTCCATCGTCTATCAGTCGACGCGCGGCCTGCGCCGCTACCACCTCGACGACGGCCGCTCCGAGGAGATTCCGATGCGGCTGGAGTGGCGACGCCCCGCGCGGGAGGGCGCCGTGCTCGTACGCGCGGCGCGCGTGTGGGACGGCGTCTCGGACGAGGTCTCCCGCGACATGGACATTGTCATCGAGGGCAACCGGATCGTCTCCGTCGCCCCGCGCAACGACGCGCACGTCGCCGCGGTCACCGACGCGGGGGGCGAGGTCGTGGACGCGAGCGACCACACCGTCCTTCCCGGCCTCGTCGACATGCACTCGCACATGGGCTACGGGATGGGCGAGGCGCTGGGCCGCGCCTTTCTCGCCTACGGGGTGACGACGATCCGCGACCCCACCTCCGACCCCTACGAGGTCGCCGAGCGCCGGGAGTCCATCGACTCGGGCCGCCGCATCGGACCGCGGGAGTTCGCCACCGGCCGCACGATGGACGGCAACCGGATCTACTACTCGGGCGCCGGCTCCCTCGGCCCCAACGGGAACCTCGAGCTGGAGCTGGATCGCGCCGAGCACGTGGGCTATTCCCTCATCAAGACCTACGTCCGAATGCCGGATCTCATCCAGCGCCGCATCATCGAGTTCGCGCACGGGATCGGGATTCCGGTGGCGAGTCACGAGATCTATCCCGCCGTCGCGCACGGCCAGGACCACGTCGAACACATCTCGGGCACGAGCCGCCGCGGCTATTCGCCGAAGGTGACGGCGATGTACCGGACGTATGACGACGTGATCCAGCTCCTTACCGCCTCCGGCATGACGATCACGCCGACGATGGCCCTCATGGGCGGCTGGTGGAAGTCCGTCGGCGACGACCCGTCGTGGACGACCGACGCCCGCTTCGAGGCCGTGTTCCCCGAGGGGATGGCCGAGGCCATGACCACACGCGCCCTCACGAGGGGCCGGGCCGGCGGCATCGACGAGCTGCTCGCCGACGCCGGCCGCACCGTGACCCGCGTCGTCCGCGGCGGAGGCAAGGTGGTGGCGGGCACCGACTCCCCGATCATCCCCTACGGCGCCGCCCTCATCGCGGAGGTCGAGAACTACGTCTGGGGCGGTCTCACCGAGGTCGAGGCCCTGCGCACGGCCACATCGGTGTCCGCCGAGGCACTCGCGATGGAAGGAGAGATCGGAACGCTCGAGGCCGGCGCCCTCGCCGACATCCTCATCGTCGAAGGCAACCCGCTGGAGGACATCGAGGATCTCCGCCGCGCCCGCATCGTGCTGAAGGACGGCGAGATCTTCCGCGTCGAGGACCTCCTGCAGCCGCCGCGGACGCTCGTGCCCTGA
- a CDS encoding outer membrane beta-barrel protein has translation MRRVVTSLLPLLIAAPLMGQATLGFRGGLSDATISSDLEDTAEQEARRGVVAGLDITFPVGSAVQLRIGGAYVQKGTNLAVDSPSEGIRGSTGIEADWVQASALVRIGTPRGRGASFGLLLGPWAASLISCETSLDFEVSGLGPVSESMSCDDVTTSTDFGVAAGAGVEMAISDGLRLGVDLIYSLGLANVDDTSDDTSMDTTNTRHLALQAGFVIPLGG, from the coding sequence ATGCGCAGAGTCGTCACGTCGCTCCTTCCCCTCCTGATTGCCGCCCCGCTGATGGGGCAAGCGACGCTCGGATTCCGTGGCGGGCTGAGCGACGCCACCATCTCCTCGGATTTGGAGGATACGGCGGAACAGGAGGCGCGGCGGGGCGTGGTCGCGGGCCTCGACATCACCTTTCCGGTCGGAAGCGCGGTCCAGCTTCGGATCGGCGGAGCGTACGTCCAGAAGGGTACGAACCTGGCCGTGGACAGCCCATCGGAAGGCATCCGGGGGTCGACCGGCATCGAGGCGGACTGGGTACAGGCGTCGGCGCTCGTGCGCATCGGAACACCTCGAGGCCGCGGAGCGTCCTTCGGTCTGCTGCTGGGCCCGTGGGCGGCGTCCCTCATCTCCTGCGAAACGAGCCTGGACTTCGAAGTCAGCGGACTGGGACCGGTGAGCGAATCGATGTCATGCGACGATGTGACGACATCGACTGACTTCGGCGTCGCGGCGGGCGCCGGGGTGGAGATGGCGATTTCCGACGGTCTGCGGCTGGGCGTGGATCTGATCTACTCGCTGGGACTCGCGAACGTCGACGACACGTCCGACGATACGTCCATGGACACCACCAACACCCGCCACCTGGCGCTACAGGCCGGGTTCGTGATCCCGCTCGGAGGCTGA